The genomic interval CATACTAATAATCTCGATTTATGGGAATTCTATCTAAAAAGGCAGGTGAATAATATGGTGGTGGCTAATACTATGTCAGGTGTTTTATCTGGTGGTTTAGCACAAATTGAAGATACGTTTTCTTTAGTAAGAGGGACAATTACTTTAAAAGAATACAGTAGGGCTACAACACGAAATATATCAGGTGGTTTTGGCTTTGCTGCTGGTTTATCTTTCGGTGCTGCGATAGGATCAAGTATTCTTCCTGGATTGGGGACAATAATTGGATCACTGATCGGTGGTCTCTTAGGTTGGCAAATAGGGTGCCAAATAGGTAATCAAATCGGACACGTCTTAATAAGATAAAAATTGTAGTTATTTTTGCTGCACAAATTATTCAATAATAAAAGAACAGCCTGAGTACATTCAATATTCGTACTCAGGCTGTTTTATTTTTTGGATTCAATCTTCCTATTAGTTAGAGGGGATAAAGTAAGTTAGTTAGTGTAATTGTTTTTCTATCTCACTCATCTTTTGTTTAAGGGAATTGTCATTCATAACATTAAAAGGTGTGGAAGAATGTATAGTATGTGATTCTTTCTCATCAGAAAAAATGTTACCAAAAGTTTCTTTTGCTTGATGAATTGTTTCTTTTGATTTTTCCATTCCCCTCTCAGTCATTTCAAACATAGCATCTTTCATATTTGGCAATTCCATTGTCTCTTTTTCATGCTTTGCTTCTTCCATAATAGAGGATAATTGCAACCTAGCACCAGTTGATAGATGTTTTATTTGATCTCCCAATGCTAATGCAGAGCCAACCCCTTTAATCAATAATTTCTTTGTTCCTCTTCTTGCTTCAGGCGAAACGGTTAGGATTAATGTTGCTGCTGTAATGACAATCCCTAATGGATTAGAAAGTAAGAATTTTTTCATTTGTCTGTAACCTCCAAAATATTAACAATTAATTTACATTATTACCACACTAAGTGATTTTATCCCAAAAAAAATAGGTTTTTTACGTATAAACCCCTCATAAATGTCTAAAATATACTTTATGCAAAAGTATAAATTTACAATAAATTTACAAAGGGGGTGCTGATATGATTCTTGAAATGAAGAAAAGATATTACCATATAACTTCAGGTCGTGTTCGTATGGAACTCTATGGTATCTATGAAAATCCTGAACGAGCTGAAAAATTTATCGAGATTTTCTCTACGATAGAAGGTGTTACCTCAGTTAAAACATCAATATCTAGAGGATGCATTCTTCTTAATTATAATGAAGAGCTCATCTCGATTGATTACCTTTTACCATTGTTAATGAAGTTTGAGGAAGTTGCATGGAAGCTTGATAATAAACATAAAGAGGGGATTAGTTTTGAAACTGATCCAGATGTAGAAGCACAAGTTGCTGCTACTTCAGAAATGGCAAATGTACTACCTTTTACATCAAACATGCCTAAACAACAAGTGCCTAAGGATAATGTTCCTTTGCCATTAACGTTGTCAGTAGTTGGTTTGGGTGCTTTAGGGTTAAAGCAACTGTTTTTGGGTCGATCAGCATTAGCCCGCCATCCAGTTCTTTTTTATATGAGCAGCGCATTTGCCGTTGCAACGGGGTACCCGTTTTTTCGCCGAGGAATTCAACAAATGCAAAATAGGAAAGGTGCATTAGTAGATTTTGTTTTAGGTGCTAGTTCTCTTGCATTGGCCCTGGTACGGGAAAATCTTGTTGTTTTAGCAGGGCTGTCACTGCTTCAATACTTAAATTGGAAAAGAAGAGATGAAGTCCGTAATAACTGGTTAGATGAACCAACTGTATCACCTGAGATACATAGATATACGAAAAGAGCTGGAGCGTTAGGAATCATAGCTTCTCTTGCAACATTGGCTATTACTCGCAATCCACTTGTAGCTTTAGGTATATTATTAACGGCTAATCCTAGACCCGC from Metabacillus sediminilitoris carries:
- a CDS encoding glycine zipper domain-containing protein codes for the protein MSGVLSGGLAQIEDTFSLVRGTITLKEYSRATTRNISGGFGFAAGLSFGAAIGSSILPGLGTIIGSLIGGLLGWQIGCQIGNQIGHVLIR